GGTGGAGTTTCCGGTGTTTTTGGCTCAATATTTTCTGATTGAGTCTGTCTAGAAAACTTTCGTTTGCGTCTGAATTCTAAATTACGTAGATTTCTAAGTTGTGTTTTAAGTGATGACTTTAGCATGAGTCAGGAGTTCAGGAGGTAGGGGCGCAGGGCCTGCGCCCATTCAAGAGTATGGCTAACGCCACGCTGCGCTATCAGGATTTCAGGAGAAAGAAGAAAGAAGAAAAAGATTAACTAACGACGAATGACCAATGACCAATGACTAAGTAGTGAGACAGAATTAATTACACAATGTCATTGCGTTAGCGTGGCGTTAGCCATATGGAACGAAGTCAAATGAAGCAATTCCAAGGGTTGTGATTGCTTCCCTTCGCTCGCAATGACTGTAAATATTTTTGTCCAATTACTTAATAACCGATGACCGATGACCAATGACCAATTAATATCCTAATGGAGAAGGGGGTTCAGGTTGCGGTTCTGGTTGAGAAGTTGAGAATGACGACCGGGGATAATTATTAGATGTTGGTGGTAAGAAAATTGTCCCCTTAGAAGTTGGTGATACCAGTTCCGTACCGGGCTGTTCCGCTTCCTGTGCCATTTTGCTAGTTAGTGTCGCATTAGCAGTATTTAACTGTCGCTCATGACGTTGTAAGCTTTGTAGCTTACGGTAAGAATCACTCCAAATCTCTTGTGAATATACAGTCCAACCATAAACTATTAATGTTGCTACCACTAATAAAAATGCTAAAATTGACGAATAGCGATTGACCATATATATACGTAGTAACCATTCAGGCATGGCTGGAGTGTGACTCATCCTATAAGCAGCAGTATTTGATTGTCTATTAATATCAGTAGTTTGTTGTTTACCCGCGTCTAAACTTGAGGTGCGAATTGCTGTTTTATTTCGGCGAGAACCTAAGAAATTCAGCCAAGCATTTCGGGGACTAGACGATTTAACTGCGATCGCTTCACTATCTAATCGGGAGGAACTCTGGCTTTTTTTATTCAAATTTCGAGAACGTCGCTTATTCAATGACGCAGGAGAATTGCCCCAGAACCAGGTATTTTTTGCGGAAACTGCTGATTTACGTTCAAAACCCATGATTTTTCTGATAATAAATACTTTATTTTTGACTTAATTAGATTTTGCCCAAAGTTACAAAAAAAGGGAACAGGAAATATCCAAGTTTTCAATCTCTCTCTTTTCAGGGGGATTTCACCCTTCTCTTTAGCAAATTTTCAGGACAAGAATTGAGACCATTCTAACCGTTAATTACATCCTATTTGTGTTACATATAATCTACAAGTATGTTACAAAAAAGAATGGGTTGAAATATGTAATCAGAAAGTCCTTAAAAAAAATCAATAAATAAGGTATCTTATTCAACAGGCGAAAGATTTTATTGCCACAATTGGTGAAAGAGGAGTTATGAAGACAAAAATTTTTGGTTTGGCTCTAATGTTAAGTCTGGCTACCATGCTTGGAGCTTGTGACGGTGGTAGTCAACCAGCAGGTACTACCAGTTCTCCAGCAGCAACAACAGGTGGCGAACCAGCAGATACTGGTGCTACCCCCGCGGCGACCACATCTCCTGATGCGGCAACATCTCCTGCTGCAACCACATCTCCCGCAGCTACTACATCCCCTGCTGCGACCACATCTCCTGAGGCTACTCCCAAAAAACCTTAGTATAGGGTAGAGTATTAACCTCTCCTGGGTAGTTGATATCTTTAAAAATTATTTTCTACAAACCTCTACTGAGAAAGTTAAGATAGTTTGTAGATTAAGGAATAAAGATTCAACTGCCTAAGGGCGTTAAGTTGGGTAAAAAAGAGCAACATTCATCAGGTTTTGCTTCTGGGCTAGATTCAGTTCTCGCCCAGTCTGATTTTTTAATATTTGTTTTGCCAGTAACCAAAGTAATCTCAATATATGCTGTTACTGCAATTTAGTACATCTCATTATTGTCGCAAAGCCAGATTGGCATTGGGTTATAAAGGAATTAATTATCAAACCGAAAATCTCACTCCAGGGCTGCACATCTTGAGGCTAAAGTCCTTAACTGGATTGACAACATTACCCGTCCTGTTACCCCAAATTGTCGGACAACCCCAAGCTATTGGCGACTCTACGGAAATTTTTAAATTTTTAGAAAGCTATCAACCCGAACCTACCTTGTTTCTACCCAATTTAGAACAGCAAACTCAAGCTGCGATGTTAGAAGACTGGTTAGATGAAAGTATAGGCACGGCTACTAGATTTGTATATTATCAATTTCGCGCTGGTGAAGGTAAGGACATTGACCCATCACTATTTAGTCAAATGGTGATTAAAGTAGTTAGACAACAATATGGTATTAATGATACTACCGTTGAATTAGCTAAAAAAAGACTCGCTAATGCCTTGTCATTATTGTCTATGTATTGGCAAAAAGGTGATTATTTAGTGGGTAGCCGCTTGAGTATAGCTGATATTGCAGCGGCGGCTTTGTTGAGTCCTTTAGCACTAATTCCCGATTATCGTCAGGCATATCCACAGATTTTTGCACGAATTATCAATATCCACCAGTTATGTGGTGAACCATTGCCACCAGGACTTGAGGACGTAGGGGCGCAGGGACTGCGCCCAATCAGGAGTTAAGATGAAACGGATACTGCTAGTTATTTTGAGTGTTACTACTAGTATTTTAATCGGGTTTAGTGGTCATAGTAGTAAAGTCGTGATGGCATTACCACCACAAGCAGATATACCAGAGGAGATATTGCGAACAGAGATTATTCTAGCAGCGCGATCGCCCATTGATGGCAGAATCCTCACGCCCGCAGAATATGCCGAATTGCAAGCACAAATGCAAATAAGTCCACCACCACGTTTAGCCTCCGGTATCCGCGATAAAGTATTTTTGCTGCAACTACGCAAAACATTATTACAACTTTTCCCATTTTTAAGTATTTAATTAGGGAATAGGGGGTAGGGGAGGTGGGGGAGGTAGGGGAGGTAGGGGAGGTAGGGGAGGTAGGGGAGGTAGGGGAGGTAGGGGAGGTAGGGGAGGTAGGGGAGGTGGGGGAGGCAGGGGGAGAAAGAATTTTCCCAATGACCAATGACCACTGACCAATGACCAATGACCACTGACCAATGACCAATGACCACTGACCAATGACCAATGACCACTGACAACTGACAACTGACAACTGACAGTGGCGACAAAGATGCAAGAATATGAATAGTTAAAAAGTAGATTTAGTTAATCACCATATATCACATAGGTAGCTTCATGTCCACAACCACAGTCGCCCCTGAACAGGTTAATCGCATTGTTGGCAATCAACATCACGATCCCTTTGAAATTCTGGGTTCTCATCTCATCGAGCAAAATGGTAAAACTGTCTGGGCTGTGCGAGCCTATCTCCCAAATGCCAGCGCTGCGTGGGTAGTAGTTCCAGAAGAACGGAAAGAATACCCCATGGATACAGTGCATAATCCACACTTTTTTGAATGCACCATTGAAACCCCAGAACTAAAAAATTATCAGTTACGCATTAAAGAAGGGGAACATGAGCGGGTGGTTAATGATCCCTACGCTTTCCGTTCTGCTAAATTAACAGAATTCGATCTACATTTATTTAGTGAAGGCAACCATCACCGCATTTACGAGAAATTGGGAGCGCACACCACAGAAGTAGATGGTGTCAAAGGCGTTTATTTTGCCGTTTGGGCCCCCAATGCCCGCAACGTTTCCTTATTGGGAGATTTTAACCTGTGGGATGGACGCAAACACCAGATGCGGAAAGGACACACAGGCATTTGGGAATTATTTATTCCCGAAATAGGTGTAGGAGAACATTACAAATACGAAATCAAAAATTTTGAAGGACATATTTACGAAAAATCTGATCCTTACGGTTTCCAGCAAGAACCCCGTCCAAAAACAGCATCTATTGTTACTGACTTAAATTCCTACACCTGGAAAGACGAAGACTGGCTGGAAAAGCGGCGACACAGTGACCCCTTGAGTCAACCCATTTCCGTTTACGAAGTCCATTTAGGTTCTTGGTTACACGCTGCTAGTGCAGAACCTGCCAAATTACCCAATGGAGAAACTGAAGCCGTAGTTGTCGTTTCTGAACTAAAACCCGGCGCTCGGTTTCTGACTTATCGGGAACTAGCAGACAAACTCATTCCCTACGTCAAGAAATTAGGATATACCCATTTAGAACTCCTCCCAATTGCCGAACATCCCTTTGATGGTTCTTGGGGTTATCAAGTAACTGGTTATTTTGCGCCTACTTCCCGTTTTGGTACACCTGAAGACTTCATGTACTTTGTGGATGAATGCCATAACAATGGTATTGGTGTCATTGTAGACTGGGTTCCTGGCCACTTCCCCAAAGATGGACATGGTTTAGCATTCTTTGATGGTAGTCACTTGTATGAACATTCTGATTCCCGCAAAGGTGAACATAAGGAATGGGGGACTTTAGTATTTAACTACAATCGCCATGAAGTCCGTAATTTCCTAGTGGCTAATGCCCTGTTCTGGTTTGATAAATACCACATTGACGGAATTCGTGTTGATGCGGTCGCTTCCATGCTTTACCTTGACTACTGCCGAAAACCAGGAGAATGGTTGACTAACGAATATGGTGGTCGAGAAAATTTAGAAGCGGCAGATTTTCTACGTCAAGTTAATAGCTTGTTGTTTAGTTATTATCCTGGTGTGCTTTCCATTGCGGAGGAGTCCACATCTTGGCCAATGGTATCTTGGCCTACCTATACGGGCGGATTGGGCTTTAATTTAAAATGGAATATGGGCTGGATGCACGATATGCTGGATTACTTCAGCATGGACCCGTGGTTTCGTCAGTTCCATCAAAACAATATTACCTTTAGTATGTGGTATAACCACAGCGAGAACTTCATGTTAGCTCTGTCCCATGATGAAATCGTGCATGGTAAGAGTAATATGATCGGCAAAATGCCCGGTGATGAATGGCAGAAGTTAGCTAATATCCGCTGTTTGTTTACTTATATGTTCGCTCACCCCGGCAAGAAAACCATGTTTATGAGCATGGAATTTGGTCAGTGGAGTGAGTGGAATGCTTGGGCTGATTTGGAATGGCATCTATTACAGTTTGAACCACACCGACAGTTAAAGGATTTTTTCCAGTCTCTTAATCATTTTTACCGTTCTGAACCAGCTTTATATACTCAAGATTTTGATCAAGCCGGGTTTGAGTGGATTGATTGTACCGATAACCGCCATAGTGTGGTTTCCTTTGTCCGTCGTGACAAGAATTCTGACGATTTTATGATTGTGGTTTGTAACTTTACCCCTCAACCCCATTCTCATTATCGTATTGGTGTGCCAGAAAAGGGTTTCTACACTGAGTTGTTCAATAGTGATGCTCGTCAGTATGGCGGTAGTAATATGGGCAATTTAGGTGGTAAGTGGACTGATGATTGGTCTTTGCATAATCGTCCTTATTCCTTGGATTTATGTTTACCTCCTTTGGGTGTATTGATGCTTAAGTTGGATAAACAGAAATCTGCACAGGTAATGGAATAATCCTGTAGGGTGGGCATTGCTCACCCTATGTTTTTCTTAGTGAGTTTGTCGTTACATACTTTGGTTTTTTTACGTCGTTCTACTTAGCAAGACGTTATTTGTCGCAATCTCTGTCAAAATTAGAACTGGATGATCATGAATTTGAGCTATGGGTTTGTTTTCAACAGATAATTGTCGTGTTACATAAATGCTAGATGACCTAGAACACCAAACTACCAAGATTTAAAAACCTAGCAATTTCATCCAACAGTGATTGCGGTTCATCAACACGAATTAAATGTCCGCTGTTCTCAAATATTTTCAAGTAGGCATTAGGAATAGCTTGAGCAATTTCTTCAGAAAACTCTGGGGCGCAGATCCAGTCATGCCGCCCTGCAATCACAAGAGTTGGTGAGGTAATCTTATGTAATTCGTTGAGGATATTATAGTCATTTAAGAAGCCACTAAAGGCAACATTAATGGCATCAACAGAGAGAATTGTTTCGTCTGAGTCTGGGGAATTTAATTTCCGGTCATTGTTTTGGGAGTACATTGAACCCATCACCCGAAAAAATTGGCGTAGCTGTTCTTCATTTTCAAAATTACCTGACCAAAGTTGAAGAGCAATTGCTTTTTGTTCTTCGTTTCCCCGTTCTGCCAGAATTTCCTGAGCGCGTTCTAGAAACCGGGAATTAGCTGCTGTGGCAATGACAATCAGGTGTGAAACATTTTGGGGATACTTCACAGCATAAGAAAGAGCAACCATACCTCCATAGGAAGAACCGATTAAAACGATTTTCTCCAGTCCTAGATATTGGCGTAAGGCTTCCATATCGTCAACATTATTATCTAGGGTATAGGTTTCTTTCGGTCCACGGGCTGACCTTCCCTGTCCCCGATGGTCAAAATAGACTAGCTGAAGGTGATGGACGAGGGGAGAAAAGCACGGTTTATAACTCGTGTGGTCAACTCCAGGTCCGCCGTGAATTATGAAAGCAACAGGTTTCTGACGTATTCCTTGTTCTTCAACTACCAAACTACAGCCGTCAACATCAAAATAGATTTCTGTATCCCGTATTTTAGCTCGCATTCTTGAGTGTCAACCCCAGTAACTCATGTTCAATTCTGCCGTAATGATAACACCAAATTAATAGGGCGCGGCTCTTTTGAGAAGACAATTTTCATCCTGATATAAAGCGTAAAGTTCATGAAAGGTAAGGATTGTAAGTTTTAGGAATTCCGAAAAGGGGGTCGCTCAAATTTAAAAATTGAGATCATATCTTTATTTTGCAAGTCTTGGACATTCGGCTTCAGCGTTTGAGAATCCATCGCCTGTTACTCCCCACCCTAATAAATCCACTACCGTAGATTTTCCCTTGACACCAAAGATTATACAAACAGTGAAAATACGGAAGCAACGCCTTTACATATTTCTTATTGTTTCTTGTCGTTACGGGTAAATTATGCTAAATAAAGCGCGAATTATCTCAGGAAATTAATATAGCATCATTAATGACAAATCAATACAAGTATTGAGTCATAGATGCGATCGCTTAAAGTTAATTTACGGCAAAATGCGATATTACATAAAATGCCACTGCTTATACTATAGCGGTTATTGGTTGAGTGAAATACAAGAAACCAAAACCCTCCCCGCAAGCGAGGAGGGGGCTTATGACTGTATCTTATGCGAGTGCATACCGCTATAATGATTGCAATGAATTATAATAATAATGGTTCAGAGGATTATAAATATGAGTGTAGTTATTCCCAATGAAATACTAACCACAACTCGCATGAATGAAGAGGAAATGAAACGAGAAATTGCGATTATGCTGTTTCAAAAAGAAAAGTTAACTCTTGCTCAAGCTAGTCGCTTTGCTGGTATGAATCGTATAGCATTTCAACATCTACTCGCAAGTTATCAAATCCCTATTCATTACGGAGTAGAGGATTTTGAACAAGATATCAAGAATTTGCGGGAGATGGGTAGATTGTGATTGTTGTCAGCGATACTTCACCCATTAATAATCTTGCAGCTATTAACCAGCTTCACTTATTACAACAGCTTTACGGAACAGTTCTAATTCCTGAAGCCGTTTATCAAGAATTAACTGATCCTGATTTTCCCGTAGCGGGTGCAAAGGAAGTACAAACTTTTACTTGGATTCAAATCCGTGCAATTGAAGATAGGACGATGCTTAAAGCACTTAGCAGTGAACTTGATCCTGGAGAAGCAGAGGCTATAGTTTTAGCCTTAGAAATGAAAGCAGAACAAGTTTTAATTGATGAACGTCGTGGCCGCATGATTGCTGCTAGACTTAATCTCCATTATACCGGAATTTTAGGAGTTTTAGTAGAAGCCAAAAGTCAAGGTTTCATTTCTACTGTTAAACCTCTGTTAGATGATCTTATTAATAAAGCAGGATTTTGGGTTACTGAACCCTTGTATAAAAGTGTCTTACGGCTAGTTAATGAAACAAAGTAAAATCAGGTCAGAAAATTATGGGTAATTATTGAATCA
The DNA window shown above is from Anabaena sp. WA102 and carries:
- a CDS encoding glutathione S-transferase family protein, coding for MLLLQFSTSHYCRKARLALGYKGINYQTENLTPGLHILRLKSLTGLTTLPVLLPQIVGQPQAIGDSTEIFKFLESYQPEPTLFLPNLEQQTQAAMLEDWLDESIGTATRFVYYQFRAGEGKDIDPSLFSQMVIKVVRQQYGINDTTVELAKKRLANALSLLSMYWQKGDYLVGSRLSIADIAAAALLSPLALIPDYRQAYPQIFARIINIHQLCGEPLPPGLEDVGAQGLRPIRS
- the glgB gene encoding 1,4-alpha-glucan branching enzyme, producing the protein MSTTTVAPEQVNRIVGNQHHDPFEILGSHLIEQNGKTVWAVRAYLPNASAAWVVVPEERKEYPMDTVHNPHFFECTIETPELKNYQLRIKEGEHERVVNDPYAFRSAKLTEFDLHLFSEGNHHRIYEKLGAHTTEVDGVKGVYFAVWAPNARNVSLLGDFNLWDGRKHQMRKGHTGIWELFIPEIGVGEHYKYEIKNFEGHIYEKSDPYGFQQEPRPKTASIVTDLNSYTWKDEDWLEKRRHSDPLSQPISVYEVHLGSWLHAASAEPAKLPNGETEAVVVVSELKPGARFLTYRELADKLIPYVKKLGYTHLELLPIAEHPFDGSWGYQVTGYFAPTSRFGTPEDFMYFVDECHNNGIGVIVDWVPGHFPKDGHGLAFFDGSHLYEHSDSRKGEHKEWGTLVFNYNRHEVRNFLVANALFWFDKYHIDGIRVDAVASMLYLDYCRKPGEWLTNEYGGRENLEAADFLRQVNSLLFSYYPGVLSIAEESTSWPMVSWPTYTGGLGFNLKWNMGWMHDMLDYFSMDPWFRQFHQNNITFSMWYNHSENFMLALSHDEIVHGKSNMIGKMPGDEWQKLANIRCLFTYMFAHPGKKTMFMSMEFGQWSEWNAWADLEWHLLQFEPHRQLKDFFQSLNHFYRSEPALYTQDFDQAGFEWIDCTDNRHSVVSFVRRDKNSDDFMIVVCNFTPQPHSHYRIGVPEKGFYTELFNSDARQYGGSNMGNLGGKWTDDWSLHNRPYSLDLCLPPLGVLMLKLDKQKSAQVME
- a CDS encoding alpha/beta fold hydrolase produces the protein MRAKIRDTEIYFDVDGCSLVVEEQGIRQKPVAFIIHGGPGVDHTSYKPCFSPLVHHLQLVYFDHRGQGRSARGPKETYTLDNNVDDMEALRQYLGLEKIVLIGSSYGGMVALSYAVKYPQNVSHLIVIATAANSRFLERAQEILAERGNEEQKAIALQLWSGNFENEEQLRQFFRVMGSMYSQNNDRKLNSPDSDETILSVDAINVAFSGFLNDYNILNELHKITSPTLVIAGRHDWICAPEFSEEIAQAIPNAYLKIFENSGHLIRVDEPQSLLDEIARFLNLGSLVF
- a CDS encoding UPF0175 family protein, coding for MSVVIPNEILTTTRMNEEEMKREIAIMLFQKEKLTLAQASRFAGMNRIAFQHLLASYQIPIHYGVEDFEQDIKNLREMGRL
- a CDS encoding DUF3368 domain-containing protein, with the translated sequence MIVVSDTSPINNLAAINQLHLLQQLYGTVLIPEAVYQELTDPDFPVAGAKEVQTFTWIQIRAIEDRTMLKALSSELDPGEAEAIVLALEMKAEQVLIDERRGRMIAARLNLHYTGILGVLVEAKSQGFISTVKPLLDDLINKAGFWVTEPLYKSVLRLVNETK